One Leucobacter muris DNA segment encodes these proteins:
- a CDS encoding ABC transporter substrate-binding protein has protein sequence MKLAKTRASIALLAITGLALAGCASGSRGGGESGGADLELLQTTPAATSEADKVTWNSTYGELASLDPAKAFNYSENTVVTNLCEPLFQMQPDFSIEPNLATGAETEDGLTWRIGIRDDVTFWDGTPMTVEDVVYSLERHNDPAEGSYWTGGVTANIADVVKSGDSEVTVTLNTPDQLLPSSFSTVLGVVVQEQQRKAAGENYGNPDTGVMCTGPFQYTPGNWKQGQSITLDRYDGYWNAEKQAKAKQVEIGFVVDPTAISTALAAGEIQGSYDVPLPALSELSNSTSGSLYFGEGMQIMAIISTGNGIFGDPDVRRAITRATDRQAIADTVFEGTGTPSRSVVPQAPWDAIDGVAELRDEELPDLGYDLEAAKAELEKSDADLSQPIKIAYPSERSFYADILNEMANGAKELGITLEPVGVPSAQFGVFFSDPAAREGYDGFVTTNYLSAPDPLLHLISVAKTGSDQNYSEFSDPAVDAALDAALAESDPQKRAELTVEAEALIMDQQPWVPVTDLAVRMYMDDSITGAPASFVYLYYPWAADLGSAE, from the coding sequence GTGAAACTCGCAAAGACACGGGCATCGATCGCCCTGCTTGCCATCACGGGTCTGGCCCTCGCGGGCTGCGCGTCGGGAAGCCGGGGCGGCGGCGAGAGCGGCGGCGCCGACCTCGAGCTGCTGCAGACCACGCCCGCCGCCACGAGCGAGGCCGACAAGGTCACCTGGAACTCGACCTACGGCGAGCTCGCGAGCCTCGACCCCGCCAAGGCGTTCAACTACTCCGAGAACACGGTCGTCACGAACCTCTGCGAGCCGCTCTTCCAGATGCAGCCCGACTTCTCGATCGAGCCCAACCTCGCGACGGGGGCCGAGACCGAGGACGGCCTCACCTGGAGGATCGGCATCCGCGACGACGTCACCTTCTGGGACGGCACGCCGATGACCGTCGAGGACGTCGTCTACTCGCTCGAGCGCCACAACGATCCCGCCGAGGGCAGCTACTGGACCGGCGGCGTCACCGCGAACATCGCCGACGTCGTCAAGAGCGGCGACTCGGAGGTCACCGTCACGCTGAACACCCCCGACCAGCTGCTGCCCTCCTCGTTCTCGACCGTGCTCGGCGTGGTCGTGCAGGAGCAGCAGCGCAAGGCTGCCGGCGAGAACTACGGCAACCCCGACACCGGCGTGATGTGCACCGGCCCCTTCCAGTACACCCCCGGCAACTGGAAGCAGGGGCAGTCGATCACCCTCGACCGCTACGACGGCTACTGGAACGCCGAGAAGCAGGCCAAGGCCAAGCAGGTCGAGATCGGCTTCGTGGTCGACCCCACCGCGATCTCCACGGCGCTGGCCGCCGGTGAGATCCAGGGCTCCTACGACGTGCCGCTCCCCGCGCTGAGCGAGCTCTCGAACAGCACCTCGGGCAGCCTCTACTTCGGTGAGGGCATGCAGATCATGGCGATCATCTCGACCGGCAACGGCATCTTCGGCGATCCCGACGTGCGCCGCGCCATCACCCGCGCCACCGATCGCCAGGCCATCGCCGACACCGTCTTCGAGGGCACCGGCACGCCGTCGCGCTCGGTGGTGCCGCAGGCGCCCTGGGACGCGATCGACGGCGTCGCCGAGCTGCGCGACGAGGAGCTGCCCGACCTGGGCTACGACCTCGAGGCCGCCAAGGCCGAGCTCGAGAAGAGCGACGCGGATCTCTCGCAGCCCATCAAGATCGCGTACCCGAGCGAGCGCAGCTTCTACGCCGACATCCTCAACGAGATGGCGAACGGCGCCAAGGAGCTCGGCATCACCCTCGAGCCCGTCGGCGTGCCGAGCGCGCAGTTCGGCGTCTTCTTCTCGGACCCCGCCGCCCGCGAGGGCTACGACGGCTTCGTCACGACGAACTACCTGAGCGCTCCCGACCCGCTGCTGCACCTCATCAGCGTGGCCAAGACCGGCAGCGACCAGAACTACTCCGAGTTCTCCGACCCCGCGGTCGACGCGGCCCTCGACGCGGCGCTCGCCGAGAGCGACCCGCAGAAGCGCGCCGAGCTCACGGTCGAGGCCGAGGCGCTGATCATGGATCAGCAGCCGTGGGTGCCCGTCACCGATCTCGCGGTGCGCATGTACATGGACGACAGCATCACCGGCGCCCCCGCCTCGTTCGTGTACCTCTACTACCCGTGGGCCGCTGACCTCGGCTCCGCCGAGTAG
- a CDS encoding LacI family DNA-binding transcriptional regulator: MARAAGVSPTTVSHALNGKGVVRRETVERIERIAAEIGYRPSAIARGLQNSRLGLLALVIRPFHSLDTFLPEGVDYFLRIAGAASLSAMERGYSMMLIDDPTRPGVPFSALAADAYIVTEPFENDPVLTMLSEQRIPFVTVGADPARRDLFPSIDEAAGQQAMTMIDHLSQAGAHRIALVTGTDRNDWNLGSRQALVDWCEARGQQPLVLALPEAEGEQVGERVIDHFFSGDPAERPDAVFCLTGRHAAGVTEAAIRRGIRVPEDLLVAAGSGAMQNRTSSPTVTTLDLRPEETAQLAVEVAVALAEGRPVQEPLATPTARLDIRESTTRAPGRAR; the protein is encoded by the coding sequence GTGGCGAGGGCCGCAGGCGTCTCCCCCACCACCGTCTCGCACGCCCTCAACGGCAAGGGCGTCGTGCGCCGCGAGACCGTCGAACGCATCGAGCGCATCGCCGCCGAGATCGGCTACCGCCCGAGCGCCATCGCCCGCGGCCTGCAGAACTCGCGGCTCGGGCTCCTCGCGCTCGTGATCCGCCCCTTCCACAGTCTCGACACGTTCCTGCCCGAGGGCGTCGACTACTTCCTCCGCATCGCGGGCGCTGCATCGCTCAGCGCCATGGAGCGCGGGTACAGCATGATGCTCATCGACGACCCCACCCGCCCGGGGGTGCCGTTCAGCGCACTCGCCGCCGACGCCTACATCGTGACCGAGCCCTTCGAGAACGACCCCGTGCTCACTATGCTCTCCGAGCAGCGCATCCCGTTCGTCACGGTGGGCGCCGACCCCGCGCGACGCGACCTCTTCCCCTCCATCGACGAGGCCGCCGGGCAGCAGGCCATGACCATGATCGACCACCTCTCGCAGGCCGGAGCGCATCGCATCGCCCTCGTCACGGGCACCGACCGCAACGACTGGAACCTCGGCTCGCGGCAGGCCCTCGTCGACTGGTGCGAGGCGCGCGGGCAGCAGCCGCTCGTGCTGGCCCTGCCCGAGGCGGAGGGCGAGCAGGTCGGCGAGCGGGTCATCGACCACTTCTTCTCGGGCGACCCGGCCGAGCGCCCCGACGCCGTCTTCTGCCTCACCGGCCGCCACGCCGCCGGCGTGACCGAGGCGGCGATCCGGCGGGGCATCCGCGTGCCCGAGGACCTGCTCGTCGCCGCCGGCTCCGGGGCCATGCAGAACCGCACCTCGAGTCCCACCGTCACCACCCTCGACCTGCGCCCCGAGGAGACCGCGCAGCTCGCGGTCGAGGTGGCGGTCGCGCTCGCCGAGGGCCGCCCGGTGCAGGAGCCGCTCGCCACCCCGACCGCGCGGCTCGACATCCGCGAGTCGACCACCCGCGCACCCGGCCGCGCGCGATAG
- a CDS encoding NADP-dependent isocitrate dehydrogenase has protein sequence MAKIKVEGTVVELDGDEMTRIIWQFIKDCLIHPYLDVTLDYYDLGMENRDATDDQVTIDAAHAIQKHGVGVKCATITPDEARVEEFGLKKMWRSPNGTIRNILGGVIFREPIIISNIPRLVPGWNKPIIIGRHAFGDQYRATDFRFQGEGTLTVEFTPKDGGEPQKFEVFQSPGDGIAQVQYNLDASIRDFARASLNYGLSRNYPVYLSTKNTILKAYDGRFKDIFQDIYDTEFKEQFEAAGLTYEHRLIDDMVASAMKWEGGYVWACKNYDGDVQSDTVAQGFGSLGLMTSVLATPDGKVVEAEAAHGTVTRHYRQHQQGKPTSTNPIASIFAWTRGLAHRGKLDGNQDLIDFANTLEDVVIKTVESGKMTKDLALLVGPDQGFLTTEEFLAAIDENLQARLA, from the coding sequence TTGGCGAAGATCAAGGTTGAAGGTACGGTCGTCGAACTCGACGGCGACGAGATGACGCGCATCATCTGGCAGTTCATCAAGGACTGCCTGATCCACCCCTACCTCGACGTCACGCTCGACTACTACGACCTCGGCATGGAGAACCGCGACGCGACCGACGACCAGGTCACGATCGACGCCGCCCACGCCATCCAGAAGCACGGCGTCGGCGTCAAGTGCGCGACGATCACCCCCGACGAGGCCCGCGTCGAGGAGTTCGGCCTCAAGAAGATGTGGCGCAGCCCGAACGGCACGATCCGCAACATCCTCGGCGGCGTCATCTTCCGCGAGCCCATCATCATCTCCAACATTCCGCGCCTCGTGCCCGGCTGGAACAAGCCGATCATCATCGGCCGCCACGCCTTCGGCGACCAGTACCGCGCCACCGACTTCCGCTTCCAGGGCGAGGGCACGCTGACCGTCGAGTTCACCCCGAAGGACGGCGGCGAGCCGCAGAAGTTCGAGGTCTTCCAGTCGCCGGGCGACGGCATCGCCCAGGTGCAGTACAACCTCGACGCCTCGATCCGCGACTTCGCGCGCGCCTCGCTCAACTACGGCCTCTCGCGCAACTATCCGGTGTACCTCTCCACGAAGAACACCATCCTCAAGGCCTACGACGGCCGCTTCAAAGACATCTTCCAGGACATCTACGACACCGAGTTCAAGGAGCAGTTCGAGGCCGCGGGCCTCACCTACGAGCACCGCCTCATCGACGACATGGTCGCCTCGGCCATGAAGTGGGAGGGCGGCTACGTCTGGGCCTGCAAGAACTACGACGGCGATGTGCAGTCGGACACCGTGGCGCAGGGCTTCGGCTCGCTCGGCCTCATGACCTCGGTGCTCGCGACGCCCGACGGCAAGGTCGTCGAGGCCGAGGCCGCCCACGGCACCGTGACCCGGCACTACCGCCAGCACCAGCAGGGCAAGCCCACCTCGACCAACCCGATCGCCTCGATCTTCGCCTGGACGCGCGGCCTCGCGCACCGCGGCAAGCTCGACGGGAACCAGGATCTGATCGACTTCGCGAACACCCTCGAGGACGTGGTCATCAAGACCGTCGAGTCGGGCAAGATGACGAAGGACCTCGCGCTGCTGGTCGGCCCGGATCAGGGCTTCCTCACCACCGAGGAGTTCCTCGCCGCGATCGACGAGAACCTGCAGGCCCGCTTGGCCTGA
- a CDS encoding N-acetylglucosamine-6-phosphate deacetylase — protein sequence MIALPDTGTVAADRVVTAAAVHAPGWVSFERGAITGVGGGRPAVRPDRELAGATLVPGFVDVHVHGGGRAGYTEGSETLARRARAAHLAHGTTTSMASLVTDTPAGLLAGVETLAALVAAGEIRGIHLEGPWLSPARAGAHDPGLLRHPDPAEIEALLRAGSLPAAEQTNAAGGRAGAAPDGGSSATPNAIAMVTIAPELPGALEAIERFARAGVVVAIGHTDADYERVVRAIDAGATVATHLFNAMRPLHHREPGPVLALLEDPRVAIELIADGTHLHPALARWAAGRAGEGRALLVTDAMGAAGCGDGAYRLGALDVEVAGGVARVAGTDTIAGSTATMDGLFRRWAGDCAGDAELIDAVRLTAANPARAMGWHDVGDLAVGRRMHAVALDADLRVAEVLRAG from the coding sequence GTGATCGCGCTTCCCGACACCGGAACCGTGGCGGCCGACCGCGTCGTGACCGCCGCGGCCGTGCACGCGCCGGGCTGGGTGTCGTTCGAGCGCGGCGCGATCACCGGGGTCGGCGGCGGGCGGCCCGCCGTGCGGCCCGACCGCGAGCTGGCCGGGGCGACGCTCGTTCCCGGCTTCGTCGACGTGCACGTGCACGGGGGCGGCCGGGCCGGGTACACGGAGGGGTCGGAGACGCTCGCGCGCCGGGCGCGCGCCGCGCACCTCGCCCACGGCACGACGACCAGCATGGCGAGCCTCGTGACCGACACCCCTGCGGGGCTGCTCGCGGGCGTCGAGACGCTCGCGGCGCTCGTCGCCGCCGGCGAGATCAGGGGGATCCACCTGGAGGGGCCGTGGCTGAGCCCGGCGCGGGCGGGCGCTCACGACCCCGGGCTGCTGCGCCACCCGGACCCCGCCGAGATCGAGGCGCTGCTGCGCGCGGGGTCGCTCCCGGCCGCAGAGCAGACGAACGCGGCAGGCGGACGGGCCGGGGCGGCCCCGGACGGCGGATCGAGCGCGACCCCGAACGCGATCGCGATGGTGACGATCGCACCCGAGCTGCCCGGCGCCCTCGAAGCCATCGAGCGGTTCGCGCGCGCGGGCGTCGTGGTGGCGATCGGGCACACCGACGCCGACTACGAGCGCGTCGTGCGCGCGATCGACGCCGGCGCCACGGTCGCCACGCACCTCTTCAACGCGATGCGCCCGCTGCACCACCGCGAGCCGGGACCGGTGCTCGCGCTGCTCGAGGATCCGCGGGTCGCGATCGAGCTGATCGCCGACGGCACCCACCTGCACCCGGCGCTCGCCCGATGGGCCGCGGGTCGAGCGGGCGAGGGGCGGGCGCTGCTCGTGACCGACGCGATGGGGGCCGCCGGCTGCGGCGACGGCGCCTACCGCCTGGGCGCGCTCGACGTCGAGGTCGCGGGGGGCGTCGCGCGCGTGGCCGGCACCGACACGATCGCGGGCAGCACCGCCACCATGGACGGGCTGTTCCGCCGATGGGCCGGCGACTGCGCGGGCGACGCCGAGCTGATCGACGCGGTGCGGCTGACCGCCGCGAACCCGGCGCGCGCGATGGGCTGGCACGACGTGGGCGACCTCGCCGTCGGCAGGCGCATGCACGCCGTCGCGCTGGATGCCGATCTGCGCGTCGCCGAGGTGCTGCGCGCTGGGTGA
- the nagB gene encoding glucosamine-6-phosphate deaminase, translating to MQITIVPDAHAVAECAADRIADAIRSSAARGRPAVLGVATGSSPLGTYAALAARVRAGELDVSGVAAFALDEYVGLDPHHPESYHSVIRRTVTEPLGLDPERVHVPDGAAADLEVACADYERMIEEAGGVDLQLLGIGANGHIGFNEPTSSFASRTRVKTLAPQTRADNARFFDAPDRVPVHCVTQGLGTILDARRLLLVAQGEGKADAVARMVEGPLASVCPASALQLHRRADVVIDRAAASQLRLSDYYEYVQEHLPGGAA from the coding sequence GTGCAGATCACCATCGTTCCCGACGCGCACGCCGTCGCGGAGTGCGCCGCCGATCGGATCGCCGATGCGATCCGATCCAGCGCCGCGCGCGGCCGCCCGGCGGTGCTGGGCGTCGCCACCGGATCCTCGCCCCTCGGCACCTACGCCGCACTCGCCGCGCGGGTGCGCGCGGGCGAACTCGACGTCTCGGGCGTGGCCGCCTTCGCACTCGACGAGTACGTCGGCCTCGACCCGCACCACCCCGAGAGCTACCACTCCGTGATCCGCCGCACCGTGACCGAACCGCTCGGCCTCGACCCCGAGCGCGTGCACGTGCCGGACGGGGCCGCGGCCGACCTCGAAGTAGCCTGCGCTGACTACGAGCGGATGATCGAGGAGGCCGGCGGCGTCGACCTCCAGCTGCTCGGCATCGGCGCCAACGGGCACATCGGGTTCAACGAACCCACCTCGTCGTTCGCCTCGCGCACCCGCGTCAAGACGCTCGCGCCGCAGACCCGCGCCGACAACGCCCGCTTCTTCGACGCGCCCGACCGGGTGCCGGTGCACTGCGTGACGCAGGGGCTCGGCACGATCCTCGACGCTCGGCGGCTGCTGCTCGTAGCGCAGGGGGAGGGCAAGGCCGACGCCGTGGCGCGGATGGTCGAGGGCCCGCTCGCGAGCGTCTGCCCCGCGAGCGCTCTGCAGCTGCACCGGCGCGCGGACGTGGTGATCGACCGCGCCGCCGCGTCGCAGCTGCGGCTCTCCGACTACTACGAGTACGTGCAGGAGCATCTGCCGGGCGGTGCGGCGTGA
- a CDS encoding GntR family transcriptional regulator: protein MTNTPKYYTQKLRILDLIEGAQPGDPLPAERELAEHFRTSRTTIRQALTELVAEGRIERTQGRGTFVSHPPPITVRQLTSFSEDLGEAGLDDEVLGIAAQPADAEVARALEVPAGAGITRIDRLRRRDGVALARETAHLPGAYPGIAAELARRGSLYRTLREAYGVELVSADDEIGTELAGPAEAGLLGIDVGRPLLVVRRTARRADGAPAEFTRSAFRGDRFRFRASTARG, encoded by the coding sequence ATGACCAACACGCCGAAGTACTACACGCAGAAGCTGCGCATCCTCGACCTCATCGAGGGAGCGCAGCCCGGTGATCCGCTGCCCGCCGAACGCGAACTCGCCGAGCACTTCCGCACCTCGCGCACCACGATCCGCCAGGCGCTCACCGAGCTCGTCGCCGAGGGCCGCATCGAGCGCACCCAGGGCCGCGGCACCTTCGTCAGCCACCCGCCGCCGATCACCGTGCGTCAGCTCACCTCGTTCAGCGAGGATCTCGGCGAGGCCGGGCTCGACGACGAGGTGCTCGGGATCGCCGCGCAGCCCGCAGACGCCGAGGTCGCGCGGGCCCTCGAGGTGCCCGCGGGAGCCGGGATCACCCGCATCGACCGCCTGCGCCGCCGCGACGGGGTCGCCCTCGCGCGCGAGACCGCGCACCTGCCCGGGGCCTACCCGGGCATCGCCGCGGAGCTCGCCCGGCGCGGATCGCTCTACCGCACGCTGCGGGAGGCCTACGGCGTCGAGCTCGTCTCGGCCGACGACGAGATCGGCACCGAGCTCGCCGGCCCCGCCGAGGCCGGCCTGCTCGGCATCGACGTGGGCCGGCCGCTGCTCGTCGTGCGCCGCACGGCCAGGCGCGCCGACGGCGCGCCGGCCGAGTTCACGCGCTCGGCCTTCCGCGGCGATCGCTTCCGCTTCCGCGCGAGCACCGCGCGCGGTTGA
- a CDS encoding ROK family transcriptional regulator — MTVAMPRSEFAPEPPSSTQGAPASPRPAPGASTGGHTSAAFGSRALRTGLKATPGDAKQHNRTLVLQTLYVSGPLSRAEIARTTGLTKVTISAIVAELMAEGLLHELGPQESQRPGKPAILVDLARDAFVVVALDLSDHRLLRGALMSIDGDIVLRAEIELGDATGDAACELAVGLATDLRDRAAVPVLGLGVGTPGVVDDAGTVRTAPNLGWQDFPLLRILEERTGLPAVVANDANVAALAEYSFGDSSDNFILITIGHGVGSGLIIGGQPVAGSRFASGEIGQVMVGTDLGLEAPYSREQVLEHWLSVPPLTRSLEAAGPEGRDRVLREAGQRLGVALAPVVGALNLAEIVLAGPTELIEGTLADATLEILRRRTMPDTHDGLVLRTSTQGDDLILRGATATVLKDRLGVS, encoded by the coding sequence ATGACGGTCGCAATGCCGCGCTCCGAGTTCGCTCCCGAGCCGCCTTCCAGCACGCAGGGCGCCCCCGCGTCCCCCCGCCCCGCCCCCGGCGCCTCGACCGGCGGCCACACCTCGGCGGCATTCGGCTCCCGCGCGCTGCGCACCGGCCTCAAGGCCACCCCGGGCGACGCCAAGCAGCACAACCGCACGCTCGTCCTGCAGACCCTCTACGTCTCCGGCCCGCTCAGCCGAGCCGAGATCGCCCGCACGACCGGCCTCACGAAGGTCACGATCTCCGCCATCGTGGCCGAGCTCATGGCCGAGGGGCTGCTGCACGAGCTCGGCCCGCAGGAGTCGCAGCGGCCGGGCAAACCGGCGATCCTCGTCGATCTCGCCCGCGACGCCTTCGTCGTGGTCGCGCTCGACCTGAGCGACCACCGCCTGCTGCGCGGCGCCCTCATGAGCATCGACGGCGACATCGTGCTGCGAGCCGAGATCGAACTCGGCGACGCCACCGGCGACGCGGCGTGCGAACTCGCCGTCGGCCTCGCGACCGACCTGCGCGACCGCGCCGCCGTGCCCGTGCTCGGCCTCGGAGTCGGCACGCCGGGCGTCGTCGACGACGCCGGCACGGTGCGCACGGCGCCGAATCTCGGGTGGCAGGACTTCCCGCTGCTGCGCATCCTCGAGGAGCGCACGGGGCTGCCCGCGGTCGTCGCCAACGACGCGAACGTCGCGGCCCTCGCCGAGTACAGCTTCGGCGACTCGAGCGACAACTTCATCCTCATCACGATCGGGCACGGCGTCGGCTCGGGCCTCATCATCGGCGGCCAGCCCGTCGCGGGCAGCCGCTTCGCCTCCGGCGAGATCGGGCAGGTCATGGTCGGCACCGACCTCGGGCTCGAGGCCCCCTACTCGCGCGAGCAGGTGCTCGAGCACTGGCTCTCGGTGCCGCCCCTCACCCGCTCGCTCGAGGCCGCCGGCCCCGAGGGCCGCGACCGGGTGCTGCGCGAGGCCGGACAGCGTCTCGGCGTCGCGCTCGCACCCGTGGTGGGCGCGCTCAACCTCGCCGAGATCGTGCTCGCCGGCCCGACCGAGCTGATCGAGGGCACGCTCGCCGACGCGACGCTCGAGATCCTGCGCCGCCGCACCATGCCCGACACCCACGACGGCCTCGTGCTGCGCACGAGCACCCAGGGCGACGACCTCATCCTGCGCGGCGCCACGGCGACCGTGCTGAAGGATCGGCTCGGCGTCAGCTGA
- a CDS encoding extracellular solute-binding protein: MKRKLTGLTAAAVASVLLFTGCSQGGGGEQGGDGKSITLWLAGGDTPDELREYLKDEFAERTGATLKIEEQGWGDLVTKLTTALPDENNTPDVTEIGNTQSPTFTNVGAFLDLSDMYDELGGGDLLQSFVEAGSVEGKQYALPYYFGSRYMFYRKDVWDAAGVQVPQTLDEFNAAVATITEKNPKSIEKFSGFYLGGQDWRDGISWIFANGGDIAEFEGGEWKATLDSPESLKGLEQLQQIYRAASNAPNDAKDANQYQFLNDSDQVKDEDGNVTDDLSLAAATIMAPGWAHWSIGDLVEGEDGEPAREWNDDVFGTFVLPGNDGKPAPVFAGGSNIAVSAKSKEPELAKELMRIIFSEEYQTMLGENGLGPANQQYTSSLGDDQFAEALIESASNSKLTPAAPGWAAIESKNIMEEFFAQIRDADDLEQLAEDTNAKLDPLLNQK, translated from the coding sequence ATGAAGAGAAAGCTCACCGGCCTCACCGCGGCGGCCGTGGCCTCGGTTCTGCTGTTCACCGGCTGCAGCCAGGGCGGCGGGGGCGAGCAGGGCGGCGACGGCAAGTCGATCACGCTGTGGCTCGCGGGCGGCGACACCCCCGACGAGCTGCGCGAGTACCTCAAGGACGAGTTCGCCGAGCGCACCGGGGCGACCCTCAAGATCGAGGAGCAGGGCTGGGGCGACCTCGTGACGAAGCTCACGACCGCGCTGCCCGACGAGAACAACACCCCCGACGTCACCGAGATCGGCAACACGCAGTCGCCCACCTTCACGAACGTGGGCGCCTTCCTCGACCTCAGCGACATGTACGACGAGCTGGGCGGCGGCGACCTGCTGCAGTCGTTCGTCGAGGCGGGCAGCGTCGAGGGCAAGCAGTACGCGCTGCCCTACTACTTCGGCTCGCGCTACATGTTCTACCGCAAGGACGTCTGGGACGCCGCAGGCGTGCAGGTGCCCCAGACCCTCGACGAGTTCAACGCGGCGGTCGCCACCATCACCGAGAAGAACCCGAAGTCGATCGAGAAGTTCTCGGGCTTCTACCTCGGCGGCCAGGACTGGCGCGACGGCATCTCGTGGATCTTCGCCAACGGCGGCGACATCGCAGAGTTCGAGGGCGGCGAGTGGAAGGCGACGCTCGACTCGCCCGAGTCGCTCAAGGGCCTCGAGCAGCTGCAGCAGATCTACCGCGCCGCCTCCAATGCGCCGAACGACGCGAAGGACGCGAACCAGTACCAGTTCCTGAACGACTCCGACCAGGTGAAGGACGAGGACGGCAACGTCACCGATGATCTCTCACTGGCCGCCGCCACGATCATGGCCCCGGGCTGGGCGCACTGGTCGATCGGCGACCTCGTCGAGGGCGAGGACGGCGAGCCCGCCCGCGAGTGGAACGACGACGTGTTCGGCACCTTCGTGCTGCCGGGCAACGACGGCAAGCCGGCACCGGTGTTCGCCGGCGGCTCGAACATCGCGGTCTCGGCGAAGTCGAAGGAGCCCGAACTCGCGAAGGAGCTCATGCGCATCATCTTCTCCGAGGAGTACCAGACGATGCTCGGCGAGAACGGGCTCGGCCCCGCGAACCAGCAGTACACGTCGTCGCTCGGCGACGACCAGTTCGCGGAGGCGCTCATCGAGTCCGCGTCGAACTCGAAGCTCACCCCCGCCGCCCCGGGCTGGGCCGCGATCGAGTCGAAGAACATCATGGAGGAGTTCTTCGCGCAGATCCGCGACGCCGACGACCTCGAGCAGCTGGCCGAGGACACGAACGCCAAGCTCGATCCGCTGCTCAACCAGAAGTGA
- a CDS encoding carbohydrate ABC transporter permease encodes MTTTGTPQTPRRRRIRLTPYALLLPATLIVLLALGYPIVWQLVTSMQQFGLAQQFGQPAEWVWFSNYVELFSSSTTWLVVIRSVAFCLITAAVTMVAGVGLALLMQAVATPIRLTLQISLLLAWATPVVAAMTIWNWIFDWRRGLANWMLSGMGLPMQGHNWLQHPLSFFAVALIIVVWMSVPFVAFAVYAGLTQVSGEVLEAAQMDGANRRQRLRFIIIPIIKPVLGIVMLLQIIWDLRVFAQIKLLQDRGSIASQTDVLGTYIYQLGVGSSDFAMASAMSIFVLLLTIALSWAYVRNLLQEDEER; translated from the coding sequence ATGACCACCACCGGCACCCCGCAGACTCCGAGACGGCGCAGGATCCGCCTCACCCCGTACGCGCTGCTGCTGCCCGCCACGCTGATCGTGCTGCTCGCGCTCGGCTACCCGATCGTCTGGCAGCTCGTCACGTCGATGCAGCAGTTCGGCCTCGCCCAGCAGTTCGGGCAACCGGCGGAGTGGGTGTGGTTCTCGAACTACGTCGAGCTCTTCTCGAGTTCGACGACGTGGCTCGTGGTGATCCGCTCGGTCGCGTTCTGCCTCATCACGGCCGCGGTCACGATGGTGGCCGGGGTCGGCCTGGCGCTGCTCATGCAGGCGGTCGCGACGCCGATCCGACTCACGCTGCAGATCTCACTGCTACTCGCGTGGGCCACCCCGGTGGTCGCGGCGATGACGATCTGGAACTGGATCTTCGACTGGCGTCGCGGCCTGGCGAACTGGATGCTCTCGGGAATGGGCCTGCCGATGCAGGGCCACAACTGGCTGCAGCACCCGCTGAGCTTCTTCGCGGTGGCGCTCATCATCGTGGTCTGGATGAGCGTGCCGTTCGTCGCGTTCGCGGTGTACGCGGGACTCACCCAGGTCTCGGGCGAGGTGCTCGAGGCGGCGCAGATGGACGGCGCGAACCGTCGGCAGCGGCTGCGCTTCATCATCATCCCGATCATCAAACCCGTGCTCGGCATCGTGATGCTGCTGCAGATCATCTGGGATCTGCGGGTGTTCGCGCAGATCAAGCTGCTGCAGGATCGCGGCTCCATCGCCAGCCAGACCGACGTGCTGGGCACCTACATCTATCAGCTCGGCGTGGGGTCGAGCGACTTCGCCATGGCGAGTGCGATGTCGATCTTCGTGCTGCTGCTCACGATCGCGCTGAGCTGGGCCTACGTGCGCAATCTGCTGCAGGAGGATGAGGAACGATGA